In one window of Reinekea forsetii DNA:
- a CDS encoding Rieske (2Fe-2S) protein — protein sequence MTDLCALSDLNEGSSRGFLSHRGPVFAIKYDNEIYVYQNECPHLGVNLEFRENEFLDADGSLIQCSTHGALFAIDTGHCLAGPCQGDQLTALAFTIDAGRIILS from the coding sequence ATGACCGACCTATGTGCACTAAGCGATCTAAACGAGGGCAGTTCGCGCGGTTTTTTGAGCCATCGTGGACCCGTTTTTGCGATAAAATACGACAATGAGATATATGTCTATCAAAATGAATGCCCGCATCTGGGGGTGAATCTCGAGTTTCGAGAGAACGAATTTCTTGATGCCGACGGGTCACTTATTCAATGTTCAACCCATGGTGCCCTCTTTGCCATCGATACCGGCCATTGCTTGGCAGGACCGTGCCAGGGCGACCAGCTGACCGCATTGGCCTTTACCATCGACGCCGGGCGCATTATTCTGAGCTGA